The following proteins are encoded in a genomic region of Pelotomaculum isophthalicicum JI:
- a CDS encoding energy-coupling factor ABC transporter ATP-binding protein, whose product MNWLYLSWFGGRGLVSLPEVILEAVDVEFAFPDGARALKGVSLQIYQSKKTAIIGPNGAGKTTLFQHFNGILMPDGGKIRFDGRDIGYQHASLLNLRKNVGLVFQDPDTQLFAGNVLQEISFGPLNLGLSKEEARSQAEQVMAVLEIEGLKDKPTHFLSYGMKKRVALAAVLAMRPRVLICDEPTAWLDSRQNQRIIDFFQKINDQGVTVVFSTHDVDLAYTWADYIYVMKEGAVIASGVPESIFQNEALLKEAELNKPWLVEMGQALKRNGCLPGEIPLPRTKEELLGNLMDYGGMVNVQ is encoded by the coding sequence TTGAACTGGCTTTACTTGTCTTGGTTTGGCGGACGGGGGTTGGTGTCGCTGCCTGAAGTTATATTAGAAGCTGTGGATGTTGAATTTGCTTTCCCCGATGGCGCCAGAGCCTTAAAAGGAGTATCGCTGCAAATTTATCAATCGAAAAAGACCGCCATAATCGGTCCGAACGGCGCCGGTAAAACCACCCTTTTTCAGCATTTCAACGGCATTTTAATGCCTGACGGGGGAAAGATCCGTTTTGACGGCCGGGATATCGGCTATCAGCATGCATCCCTTCTGAATTTGCGCAAAAACGTGGGCCTGGTCTTTCAGGACCCTGACACCCAGCTTTTCGCGGGCAATGTCCTGCAGGAAATTTCTTTCGGCCCCTTAAACCTTGGCCTGTCAAAAGAAGAAGCGCGCAGCCAGGCTGAGCAGGTCATGGCTGTTCTGGAGATTGAGGGATTGAAAGATAAGCCTACCCATTTCTTGAGCTATGGTATGAAAAAACGGGTTGCCCTCGCAGCCGTCCTGGCCATGCGGCCGCGGGTGTTAATCTGCGACGAACCCACGGCCTGGCTGGATTCCCGCCAAAATCAGCGGATAATTGATTTCTTTCAAAAGATAAACGACCAGGGAGTGACCGTTGTTTTTTCCACCCATGATGTTGATTTGGCCTATACCTGGGCTGATTATATCTATGTCATGAAAGAAGGGGCGGTCATTGCGTCGGGAGTGCCTGAAAGTATTTTTCAGAACGAGGCTTTGTTAAAGGAAGCGGAATTAAACAAGCCATGGCTGGTTGAAATGGGGCAGGCCCTGAAAAGGAATGGTTGTCTGCCCGGGGAGATTCCTCTCCCCAGGACTAAGGAAGAACTGCTTGGCAATCTAATGGATTATGGCGGCATGGTAAACGTACAATAG
- the cbiD gene encoding cobalt-precorrin-5B (C(1))-methyltransferase CbiD has protein sequence MPVKRLRQGYTTGSCAAAAAKAAIMALRQESLPDRVKINTPGGRELCLPVQVARERDWAEALVIKDAGDDPDITNGIEVHVTARLCPGPVRILAGRGVGTVTKPGLPVPVGEPAINPVPRAMILNEAAQLLEPGQGVELTISIPGGEELARRTLNPRLGIVGGLSILGTTGIVEPMSVEAFRSALVPQVSMALAAGHETLVLTPGRMGQRQAVENYGFSEEAVILTSNFIGHLLEACADAGVKRVLLWGHAGKLIKVAGGIFYTHSRVADGRREIIAAHLAAGGACAEAVRAVLASPTVEATLEIVRNSGQVDFWDMMAGLASRQAGDYVHNRLTVGTALLNLKGEIIGRDVVARQIMEEYLHG, from the coding sequence TTGCCTGTTAAGCGTCTGCGCCAGGGCTATACTACAGGCTCCTGCGCGGCGGCGGCGGCGAAGGCGGCTATTATGGCCCTGCGGCAAGAGTCACTGCCTGACCGTGTAAAAATAAATACGCCGGGTGGGCGGGAACTGTGCTTGCCCGTTCAGGTTGCGCGGGAGCGGGATTGGGCTGAGGCGCTGGTGATTAAAGACGCCGGTGACGACCCTGATATCACCAATGGGATAGAAGTGCACGTTACAGCCCGGCTGTGCCCTGGGCCGGTGCGAATCCTGGCCGGACGCGGTGTGGGCACTGTCACCAAGCCGGGTTTGCCGGTCCCTGTGGGAGAGCCGGCCATTAACCCGGTGCCCCGCGCCATGATTTTAAATGAGGCCGCGCAGTTGTTGGAACCGGGGCAAGGAGTGGAACTGACCATCAGCATTCCGGGCGGCGAGGAATTGGCCCGCCGGACTTTAAATCCCAGGCTGGGGATTGTGGGAGGCCTTTCCATCCTTGGCACTACCGGTATTGTCGAGCCTATGTCTGTTGAGGCTTTCAGGTCTGCTCTCGTGCCACAGGTCAGCATGGCACTAGCGGCCGGCCACGAAACACTGGTACTGACACCGGGCCGGATGGGTCAGCGGCAGGCGGTGGAAAACTATGGTTTTTCGGAAGAAGCAGTGATTTTGACCAGCAATTTTATCGGACACCTCCTGGAAGCCTGTGCGGATGCCGGGGTAAAGCGGGTATTATTGTGGGGCCACGCCGGTAAGCTGATCAAGGTGGCTGGGGGTATCTTTTACACACACAGCCGGGTGGCGGACGGCAGGCGGGAGATTATCGCGGCGCACCTGGCGGCAGGCGGGGCCTGCGCCGAGGCGGTGCGGGCAGTCCTGGCGTCTCCGACCGTTGAAGCCACTCTGGAAATAGTGCGAAACAGCGGGCAGGTTGATTTTTGGGATATGATGGCCGGACTGGCCAGCAGGCAGGCCGGGGACTATGTTCACAACCGCCTGACGGTGGGAACCGCACTGTTAAACCTCAAAGGTGAAATTATCGGCCGGGATGTGGTTGCCCGGCAAATTATGGAGGAATATCTGCATGGTTGA
- the cbiE gene encoding precorrin-6y C5,15-methyltransferase (decarboxylating) subunit CbiE — MVEPEKSWLTVVGTGPGSPDYLTPAAREAASQARVLIGGTRALGLFEHLRAEKFLLTGDLGALAVYLRKIHGQPTAVLVSGDPGFYSLLPWLKKQFPREKIRVIPGVSSIQLAFARLGATWERATFVSLHGRDIALLEPYLPELRQGEAKLAVLAGGRNSPAAVGLYLENNGLGEYPVWIGAALGTSVECCLMLKASELAGRDLPDAVMVLGYD; from the coding sequence ATGGTTGAGCCTGAAAAAAGCTGGCTGACTGTGGTGGGAACCGGCCCCGGCAGCCCGGATTACCTGACGCCGGCAGCCCGGGAGGCGGCGTCGCAGGCCAGGGTTTTAATCGGCGGGACAAGGGCGTTGGGCCTGTTTGAACACCTGCGGGCTGAAAAGTTCCTTCTAACCGGGGATTTGGGAGCCCTGGCGGTCTACCTGAGAAAAATTCACGGGCAGCCGACGGCCGTTCTGGTTTCCGGGGACCCCGGTTTCTACAGCCTGCTCCCCTGGCTGAAAAAACAGTTTCCCCGGGAAAAAATACGGGTTATTCCAGGGGTCAGTTCCATACAACTGGCTTTCGCCCGCCTGGGGGCCACCTGGGAGCGAGCCACGTTTGTCAGCCTGCACGGGCGGGATATCGCCCTGCTGGAGCCTTATTTGCCGGAGCTGCGGCAAGGCGAGGCCAAGCTTGCCGTGCTTGCCGGCGGGCGCAACTCACCGGCTGCTGTCGGGCTTTACCTTGAGAATAACGGTCTGGGGGAATACCCGGTCTGGATTGGGGCCGCGCTGGGTACTTCAGTGGAGTGCTGCCTGATGCTTAAAGCGTCCGAACTGGCTGGGCGGGATTTGCCGGACGCTGTAATGGTGCTGGGCTATGACTGA
- the cbiT gene encoding precorrin-6Y C5,15-methyltransferase (decarboxylating) subunit CbiT: MTEIKWPFLTPGIPDALFRREEGVPLTKEEIRVLTMAKVRLKPGQTVYDIGSGTGSLTVEAARLVNPGRVYAIEKEPVAAALTWANANRFGLSNVEFVAGAAPEVLAGLPEPDRVLVGGSSGKLAAILEECLHRLRPEGRIVINAVTWETLRDGMDYARERGLDPEVINVNVARLAAAGKSQLWKSMNSIYIITLQV; encoded by the coding sequence ATGACTGAAATTAAATGGCCTTTTCTAACCCCGGGCATCCCCGACGCCCTGTTCCGGCGGGAAGAGGGTGTGCCCCTGACCAAAGAGGAAATCCGTGTCCTGACTATGGCCAAAGTACGCCTGAAGCCCGGGCAGACAGTTTACGATATCGGTTCCGGAACGGGTTCTTTGACAGTTGAAGCCGCGCGACTGGTCAACCCCGGCCGGGTATACGCCATAGAGAAAGAACCTGTGGCCGCGGCCCTGACCTGGGCCAATGCAAACCGGTTTGGCCTTAGCAACGTGGAATTTGTGGCGGGGGCGGCGCCTGAGGTGTTAGCCGGTTTGCCGGAACCGGACAGGGTTCTGGTTGGAGGGAGCAGCGGCAAGCTTGCGGCTATCCTTGAAGAATGTTTACATAGACTTAGGCCCGAAGGCCGGATTGTGATTAACGCCGTGACCTGGGAAACTCTACGGGATGGTATGGACTACGCCCGCGAGCGTGGACTTGATCCGGAAGTGATCAACGTTAATGTTGCCCGGCTGGCGGCTGCCGGAAAAAGTCAACTCTGGAAGTCAATGAACTCAATTTATATTATTACTCTACAGGTATAG
- the cobI gene encoding precorrin-2 C(20)-methyltransferase, with the protein MAGKLYGLGVGPGDPELITLKALRVLQQVPVVAVPVSRHGEDSLALTVAKSHLRPEQEIITLQMPMSRDQECLEKAWEAAAGRLLEKLGKGLDVAFLTLGDASLYSSYSYLMEKVGELESGVEIETVPGVTSFAAAAARLNQPLAKGDEPLAVVPLLEDPEVLGELLPHFSNMVLMKVARRYDEIVRVLKENGRAENAVLISRCGLDGEIVSRDLDEGIGKKHDYLTAIIVKGAESK; encoded by the coding sequence TTGGCTGGAAAACTTTACGGCCTAGGCGTGGGGCCGGGCGATCCCGAACTGATCACTCTCAAGGCGCTGCGGGTTCTGCAACAGGTTCCGGTAGTCGCCGTGCCGGTCTCCCGCCACGGGGAGGATAGCCTGGCCCTTACAGTGGCAAAATCCCACCTGAGGCCGGAACAGGAAATCATTACCTTGCAAATGCCCATGAGCCGGGACCAGGAATGCCTGGAAAAAGCCTGGGAGGCGGCGGCGGGCAGACTGCTGGAGAAGCTGGGCAAGGGATTGGACGTTGCTTTTCTGACCCTGGGTGACGCGAGCCTTTACAGCAGCTACAGCTACCTGATGGAAAAGGTCGGAGAACTGGAATCCGGGGTAGAGATTGAAACAGTTCCCGGCGTCACATCATTCGCGGCGGCGGCGGCGCGGCTTAACCAGCCCCTGGCCAAAGGCGACGAACCGCTGGCGGTCGTTCCCCTGCTTGAGGATCCAGAGGTTTTAGGCGAATTGCTGCCCCATTTTTCAAATATGGTTCTAATGAAAGTGGCGCGCCGCTATGATGAGATCGTACGGGTATTGAAAGAAAACGGCAGGGCCGAAAACGCGGTCCTCATCAGCCGCTGCGGCCTCGACGGGGAAATCGTCAGCCGTGACTTAGATGAAGGTATCGGCAAGAAACATGATTATCTTACCGCGATTATCGTAAAGGGGGCGGAATCAAAGTGA
- the cobM gene encoding precorrin-4 C(11)-methyltransferase: MKVYFVGAGPGDPELITVKGQKLLARADLIIYAGSLVNPDLLNIARPQARCFNSAGMTLEEMLDLMAEAVDCGELVVRLHTGDPSLYGAVQEQMDGLAQRGVPFEVVPGVSSFAAAAAAVRREFTLPGVSQTLILTRHEGRTPVPPGEGLAALAGHHASLCLFLSAGSLVAAAAELAQGYGPDTPAALVYKASWPEEKVIRGTLEDIARQAAAAGINRTALLLTGKFLSAPYLRSSLYDPGFGHSFRGKKDECCNCNPD, encoded by the coding sequence GTGAAAGTATATTTTGTCGGGGCCGGTCCCGGCGATCCGGAGCTCATAACCGTGAAAGGTCAAAAGTTGCTTGCCCGGGCGGATTTAATCATTTATGCCGGCTCGCTGGTCAACCCGGATTTGCTGAATATCGCCCGCCCCCAGGCCAGGTGTTTTAACAGCGCGGGGATGACGCTGGAGGAGATGTTGGATCTGATGGCGGAGGCTGTGGACTGCGGTGAACTGGTCGTAAGGCTGCATACCGGCGACCCTTCCCTATACGGCGCCGTTCAGGAGCAGATGGACGGGCTGGCTCAGCGGGGGGTGCCTTTTGAGGTGGTGCCGGGAGTTAGTTCCTTCGCGGCGGCGGCGGCGGCCGTGCGGCGTGAATTTACCCTGCCGGGTGTTAGCCAGACCTTGATCCTGACCCGCCATGAAGGGCGTACACCGGTGCCTCCAGGAGAAGGTCTCGCGGCTCTGGCCGGGCACCATGCTAGTCTGTGCCTTTTCTTGAGCGCCGGCTCTCTAGTGGCAGCCGCGGCCGAACTGGCTCAGGGCTATGGTCCGGACACACCGGCGGCGTTGGTGTATAAGGCCTCCTGGCCGGAAGAAAAGGTAATCCGGGGAACGCTGGAAGATATCGCGCGACAGGCTGCCGCGGCCGGCATCAACCGTACGGCGCTGCTGCTGACCGGCAAGTTTCTTTCCGCGCCTTATCTGCGCTCCAGTTTGTACGACCCCGGCTTCGGGCACAGCTTTCGGGGGAAGAAAGATGAATGTTGCAATTGTAACCCTGACTGA
- a CDS encoding cobalt-precorrin 5A hydrolase, which yields MNVAIVTLTEAGLETGLRLAKGLGGNVTVYTKQAVPDGIEAKPVEGRLRDFLGILWSRHEGLILIMAAGIAVRCLANYLESKYRDPAVVVLDDQGRFAVSLLSGHLGGANELARRATAVLGGEAVITTASDVRGLPALDLLARELGLKPSPPARLAAVSAALVNGRRVGIWAEEPWLSRCRKLAPELPCFHMKSFNGSSGWDAGVLVTALRLTDPGPRWLFFRPAQIVAGIGCRRDVGEGQILAALGRALREAGYSRWCLAALASMDIKAGEPGLLAAARRLGCGLKTYPAEDLAAVLETRPDLAFSSTVQAKVGVGGVCEPAALLAAGRGELIFRKHRYEGVTIALARAAWW from the coding sequence ATGAATGTTGCAATTGTAACCCTGACTGAAGCCGGTCTGGAGACAGGCCTGCGCCTGGCCAAAGGCCTGGGTGGCAATGTAACAGTCTATACCAAACAGGCTGTGCCTGATGGTATTGAGGCAAAGCCTGTCGAAGGCAGACTGCGCGATTTCCTGGGGATACTCTGGAGCCGCCATGAGGGCTTGATCCTGATCATGGCGGCCGGGATTGCCGTGCGCTGCCTGGCGAATTACCTTGAGAGCAAATACAGGGACCCGGCTGTAGTTGTTTTGGATGACCAAGGCCGGTTTGCCGTCAGCCTGCTGTCAGGCCACCTGGGTGGGGCGAACGAATTAGCCCGGCGGGCAACTGCTGTTCTGGGTGGTGAGGCGGTAATCACCACCGCTAGCGACGTGCGGGGTTTGCCTGCCCTGGACTTGCTGGCGCGGGAACTGGGGCTGAAGCCATCGCCGCCCGCCAGGCTGGCGGCGGTAAGCGCCGCCTTGGTTAACGGCAGGCGGGTGGGGATCTGGGCCGAAGAACCCTGGTTGAGCCGCTGCCGCAAGCTGGCGCCGGAGTTGCCGTGTTTTCATATGAAATCCTTTAATGGTTCGTCAGGTTGGGATGCGGGGGTGCTGGTGACAGCGTTGCGCCTGACTGACCCCGGCCCACGCTGGCTCTTTTTCCGCCCGGCCCAAATTGTTGCGGGCATAGGCTGCCGGCGAGACGTTGGGGAAGGCCAAATTCTGGCAGCCCTCGGGCGGGCATTGCGTGAAGCCGGCTACAGCCGCTGGTGCCTGGCGGCCCTGGCCAGCATGGATATTAAGGCTGGTGAGCCGGGCCTGCTGGCGGCGGCGCGGCGGCTGGGCTGCGGACTGAAGACTTATCCGGCGGAGGACCTGGCTGCTGTGCTTGAAACAAGACCGGATCTGGCTTTTTCTTCAACAGTACAGGCAAAGGTGGGAGTTGGTGGCGTATGCGAACCGGCGGCTCTGCTGGCTGCGGGGAGAGGGGAACTGATTTTTCGGAAACACCGCTACGAAGGAGTGACCATAGCCCTGGCCAGGGCAGCCTGGTGGTAG
- the cobJ gene encoding precorrin-3B C(17)-methyltransferase, translating into MVVGLGPGGAEGMTAGALEALGQAEVIVGYHVYIELIRDLIGSREVVSSGMTQELERCRQAVRLALSGKRVAVVSSGDPGVYGMAGLVLEVLEQAAPDSRLSVKIIPGVTAATAAAALLGAPLTHDFAVISLSDRLTPWDLIVRRLEMAARGDFVTVLYNPRSHGRQIQLRQAGEIFLKHRPSETPVGVVRNAGRDGEEVWVSNLQKFTGLPVDMLTTVIIGNSQTRILNGRLVTPRGYQT; encoded by the coding sequence GTGGTAGTCGGTCTCGGACCCGGCGGGGCGGAAGGCATGACGGCCGGTGCGCTCGAAGCGCTGGGGCAGGCGGAAGTAATTGTGGGGTACCACGTATACATCGAACTGATCCGGGACCTTATCGGCAGCCGGGAAGTGGTGTCATCGGGGATGACTCAAGAATTGGAGCGCTGCCGCCAGGCGGTGCGGCTGGCCCTGTCCGGTAAGCGGGTGGCCGTTGTTTCTAGCGGAGACCCGGGCGTTTACGGCATGGCCGGCCTGGTTCTGGAAGTCCTTGAACAGGCCGCGCCAGACAGCAGACTTTCGGTTAAGATTATTCCGGGCGTGACCGCGGCCACAGCTGCCGCTGCCTTGCTTGGCGCGCCTTTAACGCATGACTTCGCTGTGATCAGTTTAAGCGACCGCCTGACCCCATGGGACCTGATCGTAAGGCGGCTGGAAATGGCCGCCCGGGGTGACTTCGTGACTGTTCTTTATAACCCGCGCAGTCACGGTAGGCAGATCCAACTGCGACAGGCCGGGGAGATATTTTTAAAACACAGGCCGTCGGAAACACCTGTGGGCGTAGTGCGTAACGCCGGGCGTGACGGGGAGGAAGTATGGGTCAGCAATCTCCAAAAATTTACCGGCCTGCCGGTAGACATGTTGACAACAGTGATTATCGGCAACAGCCAGACCAGGATATTAAATGGCCGCCTGGTGACACCGCGGGGTTATCAAACATGA
- the cobK gene encoding precorrin-6A reductase gives MILVLAGTTEGREMVADLCARGYQVTTATLTAYGAELAGAAGVVANLSGPLSEDGLSNLLQGRRFTALVDCTHPFATNITKMAKQLCARHSLPYYRYARPSVELPINPLIKSVKGWTEAVNAVTAPGFNNIFLTIGTRHLPEFVRSPGLQGKRLIARVLPETDSIACCRSLGLPPRDIVAVQGPCGRELNAALYSYYKADVVVTKDSGTVGGALEKVFAALELDLPVIVVRRPQEEDGMSKAEILAAIQALY, from the coding sequence ATGATCCTGGTATTAGCCGGCACGACCGAGGGAAGGGAAATGGTTGCCGATCTTTGCGCGCGAGGTTATCAGGTGACAACTGCCACCTTGACTGCTTACGGAGCCGAACTGGCCGGCGCCGCCGGGGTGGTAGCGAATTTAAGCGGCCCACTTTCTGAGGACGGTCTGTCTAACCTGCTGCAGGGTCGTCGTTTTACAGCGCTGGTGGACTGTACCCATCCCTTCGCCACCAACATCACTAAAATGGCTAAACAATTATGCGCCCGGCACAGCTTACCGTATTACCGCTACGCAAGACCGTCGGTAGAGCTTCCCATCAATCCTTTGATAAAAAGTGTCAAAGGTTGGACAGAGGCGGTTAACGCCGTGACGGCCCCTGGTTTTAATAATATCTTCCTGACAATCGGCACGCGTCATTTGCCTGAGTTTGTCCGTTCTCCCGGTCTGCAGGGCAAGCGGCTAATCGCGCGGGTATTGCCTGAAACAGATTCGATTGCCTGCTGCCGCTCGCTCGGCTTGCCGCCCCGCGATATCGTGGCTGTGCAGGGGCCTTGCGGCAGGGAGCTGAATGCAGCCCTGTACAGTTACTACAAAGCCGATGTCGTGGTTACCAAAGATAGCGGAACAGTTGGCGGAGCATTGGAAAAAGTATTCGCGGCCTTGGAATTGGACCTGCCAGTAATCGTTGTCCGCAGGCCGCAGGAGGAAGACGGCATGAGCAAAGCCGAAATATTGGCGGCTATACAGGCGCTTTACTGA
- a CDS encoding precorrin-8X methylmutase, which produces MAYLYNPQAIEARSYELIAAELGDCRLTAGEKAVLFRIIHATGDLSYARLISFHPEFITAAVAALKRGAGIFTDIEMVRAGISSRLVDSLGGKIFCAIREPEVAAEAKIKNVTRAMAAMEWLARRMDGGLVVIGNAPTALFRLLELMEAEVARPAAVIGVPVGFVGAAEAKEALAVTSIPHVVVRGTKGGSPVAVAAVNALLKLAVE; this is translated from the coding sequence TTGGCCTACCTATACAATCCACAAGCTATCGAGGCCCGGAGTTATGAGCTTATTGCCGCTGAACTGGGCGACTGCCGTTTAACTGCCGGAGAGAAGGCAGTCTTATTCAGGATTATACACGCTACCGGCGACCTAAGTTATGCCCGGTTAATTTCTTTTCACCCGGAATTTATCACCGCTGCGGTAGCGGCCTTGAAGCGGGGCGCCGGTATTTTTACCGACATAGAGATGGTCCGCGCCGGGATCAGTTCCCGTCTGGTTGACTCGTTAGGCGGTAAAATCTTTTGCGCGATCCGGGAACCTGAAGTGGCGGCTGAAGCAAAAATAAAAAATGTAACAAGGGCCATGGCGGCCATGGAATGGCTTGCCCGCCGGATGGACGGCGGCCTGGTGGTCATCGGCAACGCGCCTACCGCGCTTTTTCGCCTGTTGGAGTTGATGGAGGCGGAAGTTGCCCGGCCGGCGGCGGTTATCGGCGTGCCGGTCGGTTTTGTCGGCGCGGCTGAGGCCAAGGAAGCTCTGGCCGTGACGTCAATCCCTCACGTGGTAGTTCGTGGAACAAAAGGGGGCAGCCCGGTAGCCGTCGCCGCCGTCAACGCCCTGCTCAAACTGGCGGTGGAATGA
- a CDS encoding cobyric acid synthase: MMSYNVMLQGTSSSVGKSILAAALCRLFYRAGYRVAPFKSQNMALNSCVTRDGGEMGRAQVLQAYAAGVEPSVRMNPILLKPTAPASSQIVVLGSPVGNLSAMEYHGNYNQSLLGVVEGAYTSLCGEFEIIVIEGAGSPAEVNLKKHEIANMRIAKMTGAPVLLVADIDRGGALAAVVGTLELLDPDERDRVSGIIINKFRGDLELLRPALEFLEARTGKPVLGVIPYLSDLGLPEEDSVALERKINRASTAAQIEIAVVTTPRISNFTDFDPLEREPGVNVRYVAGKEPLGKPDLVILPGSKNTLSDLLFLEECGKDEEIKKLAAAGTPVIGICGGYQMLGTEINDPEGSEGGGAQSVKGMGLLDIVTDFSLAKVTYLVEAYITGAGPFLEPCRDWQVKGYEIHMGESRRVNQTKAAFQIKKRGEEPVEINDGAVAPSGLILGTYIHGIFDNDDFRGNVLSFLRRRRGLADPEGDYKFAADLEKRLDDLTRVVGSALDLQRLAEIMGLPRPLEVVDIVS; encoded by the coding sequence ATGATGAGCTACAATGTTATGTTGCAAGGCACCAGTTCCAGTGTCGGTAAAAGCATTCTTGCCGCCGCCCTCTGCCGCCTCTTTTACCGGGCGGGTTACCGGGTGGCCCCGTTCAAGTCTCAAAATATGGCGTTGAATTCTTGCGTTACCCGTGATGGAGGTGAGATGGGCCGCGCTCAGGTTCTCCAGGCGTATGCCGCCGGTGTTGAGCCAAGTGTGCGGATGAACCCCATTTTGTTAAAGCCGACCGCCCCCGCTTCTTCGCAAATAGTGGTGCTGGGCAGCCCGGTGGGGAACTTATCGGCCATGGAGTACCACGGCAACTACAACCAGAGCTTGCTGGGCGTAGTAGAAGGGGCTTATACAAGTCTTTGCGGGGAGTTTGAAATTATCGTCATTGAAGGAGCCGGCAGCCCGGCGGAAGTTAATTTGAAGAAGCATGAAATTGCCAACATGCGTATCGCCAAAATGACTGGGGCTCCGGTGCTGCTGGTGGCCGACATCGACCGTGGCGGCGCCCTGGCGGCGGTGGTGGGCACTCTTGAATTGCTTGATCCTGACGAGAGAGATAGGGTGTCCGGCATTATAATCAATAAATTCAGAGGTGATTTGGAACTGCTGCGACCGGCGCTGGAATTTCTTGAGGCAAGAACCGGCAAGCCGGTGCTTGGTGTAATCCCGTACCTGTCTGACCTGGGCTTGCCTGAAGAAGATTCAGTGGCTTTAGAAAGAAAAATTAACCGGGCTTCGACAGCGGCTCAAATAGAAATTGCCGTTGTAACGACCCCGCGCATCTCTAATTTTACCGACTTTGACCCACTGGAGCGGGAACCTGGTGTAAATGTCCGCTATGTTGCCGGAAAAGAGCCTTTGGGGAAGCCGGACCTGGTCATTTTGCCCGGGAGTAAAAATACCTTGAGTGACCTCCTGTTCCTGGAGGAATGCGGTAAGGACGAAGAGATTAAAAAGCTGGCTGCTGCCGGCACGCCTGTAATTGGCATCTGTGGCGGTTACCAGATGCTGGGGACTGAAATCAACGACCCTGAGGGAAGTGAAGGCGGCGGCGCCCAGAGTGTCAAAGGGATGGGTCTGCTCGATATTGTGACCGATTTTTCTCTTGCCAAAGTCACTTACCTTGTTGAGGCATATATAACAGGCGCAGGTCCTTTCCTGGAACCTTGCCGCGATTGGCAGGTGAAGGGGTATGAAATTCACATGGGCGAGAGCAGGCGCGTTAACCAGACAAAGGCGGCCTTTCAGATCAAAAAGAGGGGAGAGGAACCGGTTGAGATAAATGACGGTGCTGTTGCTCCAAGCGGGCTGATCCTGGGTACATACATTCACGGCATCTTTGATAACGACGACTTCCGCGGCAATGTGCTGTCTTTCTTGCGGCGGCGGCGCGGCCTGGCCGACCCGGAGGGTGATTATAAATTTGCGGCCGATCTGGAAAAGCGCCTGGACGACCTGACGCGGGTTGTGGGGTCAGCACTGGATTTACAACGGCTGGCGGAGATTATGGGACTTCCCCGTCCCCTGGAGGTTGTGGATATTGTTTCTTAA
- the cbiB gene encoding adenosylcobinamide-phosphate synthase CbiB encodes MFLNLPIFLGAIALDLVIGDPRWIPHPTRMIGWLIARLEDLFRPMAVTPRGQLIAGATLVTLVAGSSWLLTYLMLVLAIRWAPVAGVCLGIWLFSTTVAWRGLAEAGLEIYRLLKNDKLAEARRQTGLIVGRDTGELPPGEVARAVVETVAENASDAIIAPLFWGLVGGAPLAMAYRAINTLDSMLGYRSEQYLYFGRAAARLDDLANYLPARLTGLLICLAAAVTGTGFFRAWTTMRRDARSHPSPNSGFPEAAAAGSMGVRLGGLNYYRGIASFRPYIGELCEEITPGHIVKSVKLISVATLLFTATVSVILWFLTELSVWGGSN; translated from the coding sequence TTGTTTCTTAACCTGCCCATTTTCCTGGGAGCGATTGCCCTCGATCTGGTAATAGGCGACCCCAGGTGGATACCCCACCCGACCCGAATGATCGGTTGGCTGATTGCCCGCTTGGAAGACTTATTCCGGCCAATGGCGGTCACGCCGCGCGGGCAATTAATCGCCGGAGCAACGCTAGTGACGCTGGTGGCGGGTTCATCCTGGCTGTTGACTTATTTGATGCTAGTTTTGGCCATCCGATGGGCTCCGGTGGCGGGTGTCTGCCTGGGTATTTGGCTGTTTTCGACAACGGTGGCCTGGCGCGGCTTGGCGGAAGCAGGCCTGGAAATCTACCGGCTGCTTAAAAACGATAAACTTGCGGAAGCCCGCAGGCAGACAGGTTTAATTGTCGGCCGTGACACCGGGGAACTGCCCCCTGGTGAAGTCGCGCGGGCGGTGGTGGAAACAGTTGCGGAAAATGCCAGCGACGCAATAATCGCCCCTCTTTTTTGGGGCCTGGTCGGCGGGGCGCCGCTGGCGATGGCTTACCGGGCGATTAATACTCTGGATTCCATGCTGGGTTACCGCAGCGAGCAGTATCTTTATTTCGGCCGCGCTGCAGCGCGCCTGGACGATCTGGCCAATTACCTTCCCGCAAGGCTGACCGGGCTTTTAATTTGCCTGGCCGCCGCGGTAACCGGCACCGGCTTCTTTCGCGCCTGGACGACCATGCGGCGCGACGCCCGCAGCCATCCCAGTCCCAACAGCGGTTTTCCTGAAGCGGCTGCCGCCGGCTCCATGGGGGTGCGGCTTGGCGGCTTGAATTACTACCGGGGTATAGCTTCTTTTCGTCCTTACATTGGTGAGCTATGTGAGGAAATAACACCGGGACATATTGTCAAGTCGGTTAAGCTGATAAGTGTGGCAACGCTGTTGTTTACCGCCACGGTTAGTGTCATTCTCTGGTTTTTGACGGAGCTTTCGGTTTGGGGAGGCAGCAACTAA